The following proteins are co-located in the Trichormus variabilis 0441 genome:
- the dnaG gene encoding DNA primase has translation MQIPRLHPDTIDEVKHRADIVDVVSEYVVLRKRGKDFVGLCPFHDEKSPSFTVSQTKQMYYCFGCQAGGNSIKFLMELGKRSFADVVLDLARRYQVPVQTLEPEQRQELQRQISLREQLYEVLASAASFYQHALRQSQGQRAMQYLRSDRQFKEATIQQFGLGYAPAGWETLHRYLVEDKHYPVHLVEKAGLIKPRKEGAGYYDVFRDRLMIPIRDIQGRVIGFGGRTLTDEQPKYLNSPETELFNKGKTLFALDQAKTGISQSDQAVVVEGYFDAIALHAAGINNAVASLGTALSLEQVRLILRYTDSKQLVLNFDADKAGTNAAERAIGEIADLAYKGEVQLKILNIPDGKDADEYLRSHTPADYGQLLANAPLWLNWQIQQIIKDRDLKQAPDFQQVTQQFVKLLKNIVNSDTRNYYVSYCAEILSLGDTRLIPLRVENLLTQITPTTAAYSKPLSTRTNRSLSLVPSPNSPLKGDRSLLELAEALLLRIYLHCPEQRRVIIEELEARSLEFSLSHHRFLWQQILECTGEQVDLVSRLQDIYLELAEELGVISHLFHLNEKSKKEIMRTPQVVQAAIACMERVLTEKRYRHFLELWQETDPDTEPEKWQSYYQAFYTEKIKLQELDRQRQFSLTELL, from the coding sequence ATGCAAATTCCGCGCCTCCATCCAGATACGATTGATGAAGTTAAACATCGGGCTGATATTGTCGATGTGGTATCGGAATATGTGGTTTTACGCAAGCGGGGTAAAGATTTTGTCGGCTTGTGTCCTTTCCATGATGAAAAATCACCTAGTTTTACTGTCAGCCAAACTAAGCAAATGTATTATTGCTTTGGTTGTCAGGCTGGTGGAAATTCGATTAAGTTTTTGATGGAATTGGGCAAGCGATCGTTTGCTGATGTGGTGTTAGATTTAGCTAGGCGCTACCAAGTCCCAGTCCAAACCCTGGAACCAGAACAACGGCAAGAATTACAGCGTCAGATATCGTTGCGGGAACAGTTGTATGAGGTGCTGGCTTCGGCGGCGAGTTTTTATCAACACGCCCTCAGACAATCACAAGGACAAAGGGCGATGCAGTATTTACGCAGCGATCGCCAATTCAAGGAAGCAACAATCCAACAGTTTGGCTTGGGTTACGCGCCCGCAGGCTGGGAAACTCTCCATCGTTATTTGGTGGAAGACAAGCATTACCCAGTCCATCTGGTAGAAAAAGCAGGTTTGATTAAACCCCGCAAGGAAGGCGCTGGATATTATGATGTATTCCGCGATCGCCTGATGATTCCCATCCGCGATATCCAAGGACGAGTGATTGGTTTTGGTGGACGCACTTTAACGGATGAACAGCCAAAATATTTAAATTCGCCAGAAACCGAACTATTTAATAAAGGTAAAACCTTATTTGCCCTCGACCAAGCAAAGACGGGGATTTCCCAGTCTGATCAAGCCGTGGTAGTGGAGGGATATTTTGATGCGATCGCTCTCCACGCTGCTGGGATTAATAATGCTGTTGCTTCTTTGGGTACTGCCCTAAGTTTAGAACAAGTCCGGCTAATATTACGCTACACCGACTCAAAACAGTTGGTACTCAACTTTGATGCAGATAAAGCCGGAACCAACGCCGCCGAACGGGCGATCGGGGAAATTGCCGATTTAGCTTACAAAGGTGAAGTGCAACTGAAAATTCTCAACATCCCCGATGGCAAAGATGCTGATGAATATCTGCGTAGCCATACACCAGCAGATTACGGACAATTATTAGCTAATGCGCCATTATGGTTAAACTGGCAGATTCAACAAATTATCAAAGACCGGGATTTAAAACAAGCCCCTGATTTTCAGCAAGTTACACAGCAATTTGTCAAACTACTCAAAAATATAGTTAATAGCGATACCCGTAACTATTACGTTTCTTACTGTGCAGAAATCCTCAGCTTAGGAGACACCAGACTCATCCCCCTACGAGTGGAAAATCTCCTCACGCAAATTACCCCAACCACCGCCGCCTATAGCAAACCCCTATCAACCAGGACGAATAGAAGCCTTTCCCTAGTCCCCAGCCCTAATTCTCCCCTCAAAGGCGATCGCAGCCTCCTAGAACTAGCTGAGGCGCTACTACTGCGGATTTACCTCCATTGTCCCGAACAGCGTCGAGTGATTATAGAAGAACTAGAGGCCAGAAGTTTAGAGTTTAGCCTATCCCATCATAGATTTTTGTGGCAACAGATTTTAGAATGCACAGGCGAACAAGTTGATTTAGTTTCCCGACTGCAAGATATATATTTAGAACTAGCTGAAGAACTTGGGGTAATTTCTCATCTGTTTCATCTCAATGAGAAATCCAAGAAAGAGATCATGCGGACTCCCCAAGTTGTACAAGCAGCGATCGCCTGTATGGAACGAGTGTTAACAGAAAAGCGCTATCGTCACTTTTTGGAACTGTGGCAAGAAACTGACCCTGACACTGAACCAGAAAAATGGCAATCATATTATCAGGCATTCTACACCGAAAAAATCAAGCTACAAGAACTAGACCGACAACGGCAATTTTCCCTAACAGAATTGTTGTAA